A region from the Nematostella vectensis chromosome 13, jaNemVect1.1, whole genome shotgun sequence genome encodes:
- the LOC5519435 gene encoding WSC domain-containing protein ARB_07867, with the protein MLGLIWFQKMIMNPRPTVVFLPLMWVVFVISAVPPDLYIGCYRDNGERDMPALWLNNANNTPAICIEGCAAKGFLFAGVQHSDCFCGNSYGKLGKISENGCKLNCLRNTNLKCGGDWANSIYLVAIKLSQFIGCYLESLPRDLWGDQSALSGLLSAQDECIQRCKAKGFHFAAINNYTLCSCGINYGRYGKASNTTDCNPRCSRGEHCSHIDANSIFRTMAADLYLGCFIDVGNSFDLAIVAGRYLDNTPITCCARCRARGYRYCGLQASDWCFCDDSYGKHGKAPESDCSSACKGDPGIICGGPYRNSIYAVESTVKPPPYITAVYSNTENSPPLSRDHVMYTETSVPDGSTCVQYCELSLECVSINYNPVAMVCEMNNVTSSVGTAVVRKGFFYSEPMRITHMSYLLP; encoded by the exons ATGCTTGGTCTCATTTGGTTccaaaaaatgataatgaatCCAAGACCTACTGTCGTTTTTCTCCCG CTCATGTGGGTGGTTTTCGTCATAAGCG CTGTTCCCCCAGATCTCTACATCGGATGTTATAGGGACAATGGCGAACGGGACATGCCGGCACTGTGGTTAAACAATGCAAACAATACACCAGCAATATGCATAGAAGG ATGTGCCGCAAAAGGATTCTTGTTTGCTGGCGTTCAACACTCGGACTGTTTCTGCGGAAACTCATACGGAaaactcggaaaaataagCGAGAATGGTTGTAAACTCAACTGTCTTAGAAATACAAACTTGAAGTGTGGAGGGGATTGGGCCAATTCTATTTACCTTGTGG CAATCAAATTATCGCAGTTCATTGGCTGCTACCTCGAGAGCTTGCCACGTGACCTATGGGGTGACCAATCAGCTCTCAGTGGCCTTCTCTCCGCACAAGACGAATGCATTCAACGGTGCAAGGCAAAGGGATTTCACTTCGCCGCCATAAACAACTACACTCTGTGCAGCTGCGGTATAAACTACGGTCGGTACGGGAAAGCTAGCAATACTACAGACTGCAATCCAAGGTGCAGCCGTGGAGAGCATTGCAGCCATATCGATGCTAACAGCATCTTCAGAACAA tgGCCGCTGATCTTTATCTCGGATGTTTTATTGACGTTGGCAATTCCTTCGACCTGGCAATCGTAGCTGGTCGATACCTCGATAATACGCCGATTACATGCTGCGCAAG GTGTCGTGCAAGGGGATATCGTTACTGTGGGCTCCAGGCCAGTGACTGGTGCTTCTGTGATGACAGCTATGGCAAACACGGCAAGGCACCAGAGAGCGATTGCAGTTCAGCGTGCAAGGGTGACCCAGGCATTATTTGTGGAGGGCCCTATCGAAACTCCATCTATGCCGTCG AATCTACTGTCAAGCCACCACCTTACATCACTGCAGTTTACTCCAACACAGAAAACAGCCCGCCCCTGAGCCGAGACCACGTGATGTACACCGAGACATCAGTACCTGATGGCTCCACCTGCGTACAGTACTGTGAGCTTTCGCTAGAGTGCGTGTCAATCAACTACAACCCCGTTGCCATGGTGTGCGAAATGAACAACGTGACGTCATCAGTAGGGACGGCTGTAGTTAGGAAAGGGTTCTTTTACAGTGAGCCAATGAGAATCACTCACATGTCATATTTGCTCCCGTGA